One stretch of Juglans microcarpa x Juglans regia isolate MS1-56 chromosome 3D, Jm3101_v1.0, whole genome shotgun sequence DNA includes these proteins:
- the LOC121254428 gene encoding uncharacterized protein LOC121254428: MYVTRFLSGYQKDPSSLFLPPPEGPNSGVLVIQDEEAEPTCCFGLCKSHMINDLPFPQNKKLTLKYSTGSGENQQVENFYAALIPVLNQPLSSNRYYAIKTRGRHKGEAYANSKEDDKGTCCCFNYIKDVPPKPLDPNEMHQQFEIHPNETSCGRSGFVAKPLAPDGFLPRFLARRGWQVRTSTPRNFSLGEAPGLDTTLRARLPDFSFPLSYKSSQNVIVGRWYSPFMFIWEGTPKDQMTRSMYYEITLEQKWEQVFSCEKSESQSNAVAVDAVVQREEVLIAGMEVVDLNVVDGVMWFKSFGNGGAEVSVGLSMLVVERMKWEQIRVGWVGGNERKVALKRVEEFGGSAGEWIKFGFYALVERFVVKRMDGSLVLTYDFKHINQTRTKWE; the protein is encoded by the exons ATGTATGTGACGAGGTTTCTTTCGGGCTACCAAAAGGATCCTTCTTCCCTCTTCCTGCCACCCCCTGAAGGCCCAAACTCCGGTGTTCTGGTCATCCAAGATGAAGAAGCCGAGCCTACTTGTTGTTTCGGATTGTGCAAGAGTCATATGATCAACGACCTGCCTTTCCCTCAGAACAAGAAACTCACGCTCAAATATTCAACCGGAAGCGGCGAGAACCAGCAGGTTGAGAACTTTTACGCTGCCTTGATTCCGGTTCTTAATCAGCCACTGTCTTCCAATCGGTACTATGCCATAAAGACACGCGGGAGGCATAAAGG GGAAGCATATGCAAATTCCAAGGAAGATGACAAGGGAACCTGTTGCTGCTTCAACTATATTAAGGATGTACCGCCAAAACCTTTGGATCCCAACGAGATGCACCAGCAATTCGAGATTCATCCCAACGAAACTTCATGTGGAAGGTCTGGTTTTGTTGCCAAACCCTTAGCTCCAGATGGATTCCTTCCACGGTTCCTCGCAAGAAGAGGGTGGCAAGTGCGTACCTCAACTCCCCGAAATTTCAGTTTAGGTGAAGCACCGGGCCTAGACACTACCCTCCGTGCTCGCCTCCCGGATTTTAGCTTCCCGCTATCGTATAAGAGTTCTCAAAACGTGATTGTAGGAAGGTGGTATTCTCCTTTCATGTTTATATGGGAAGGAACACCGAAAGATCAAATGACCAGATCGATGTACTACGAGATAACCCTGGAGCAAAAATGGGAACAAGTATTTTCTTGTGAAAAGAGTGAGAGCCAAAGCAATGCTGTGGCTGTGGATGCTGTTGTTCAGAGAGAAGAGGTCTTGATTGCTGGGATGGAAGTTGTGGATCTGAATGTGGTTGATGGGGTGATGTGGTTCAAGAGCTTTGGCAATGGAGGAGCAGAAGTCAGTGTTGGTTTGAGCATGTTGGTGGTTGAGAGAATGAAGTGGGAGCAGATAAGGGTTGGATGGGTTGGGGGAAATGAGAGGAAAGTGGCACTGAAGAGAGTAGAGGAATTTGGAGGGTCAGCTGGGGAATGGATAAAGTTTGGTTTTTATGCTCTGGTTGAGAGGTTTGTTGTGAAAAGAATGGATGGAAGCCTGGTATTGACCTATGATTTCAAGCACATTAATCAGACTCGGACCAAATGGGAATGA
- the LOC121254427 gene encoding uncharacterized protein LOC121254427, with the protein MYVTRPLSMYIKSPDALSLPPPEGPSSGILVILDEEAEPTRCFGLCKTGYIKDLPFPQNKSLEHRYTTGIGFERDFHFQKVVFIPVLDQPLSSNRYYAIQPYGKNRGEAYTNSEEEEMPTCCFGGYLCDVTPRPLDPTNLNQQFMICRKGGIVNNWRGFVAKSLAPDGFPPFFLGVKGWKVCAEASPEFELGEAQGLDTTLRARLPEFNFSLSNTSSNPVVVGKWYCPFMFLKEGTPKSLKDEMSNLIYYEITLQQKWEQIFASENNNSQTQGNSVAVDALVKIEVVRVAGREAVIDERNVANGFLWFRSCSNVGEEASVALGLAVIERMKWEQERVGWIGETYGKQMRIERLEGFGGTGGWKRFGCNVLVESFVLKRLDGSLVLTYDFMHTHQIRSKWE; encoded by the exons ATGTACGTGACAAGGCCTCTTTCGATGTACATAAAGTCTCCAGACGCTCTCTCGCTGCCTCCACCAGAGGGTCCCAGCTCTGGGATTTTGGTCATCCTCGATGAAGAAGCCGAGCCTACACGTTGTTTCGGACTGTGCAAGACTGGTTACATCAAGGACCTTCCTTTTCCTCAGAACAAGAGTCTAGAGCATCGATACACAACTGGCATCGGATTCGAGAGAGACTTTCATTTCCAGAAAGTTGTCTTCATTCCAGTCCTTGATCAGCCTCTGTCTTCCAATCGCTACTACGCTATTCAACCCTACGGGAAGAATAGAGG GGAAGCATACACAAATTCTGAGGAGGAGGAAATGCCCACCTGCTGTTTCGGCGGATACCTCTGCGATGTAACACCACGACCTTTGGATCCCACTAACTTGAATCAACAATTTATGATCTGTCGTAAAGGAGGAATCGTTAATAATTGGCGTGGTTTTGTTGCTAAATCTTTAGCTCCAGATGGATTTCCTCCATTCTTTTTGGGAGTAAAAGGGTGGAAAGTTTGTGCCGAGGCCTCCCCTGAATTCGAGTTAGGAGAAGCACAAGGCCTGGACACTACCCTCCGTGCCCGCTTACCAGAATTCAACTTTTCATTATCGAATACGAGCTCCAATCCTGTGGTTGTGGGAAAATGGTATTGTCCCTTCATGTTTCTCAAGGAAGGAACACCGAAATCATTGAAGGACGAAATGagtaatttgatatattatgaGATAACGCTCCAGCAGAAATGGGAACAGATATTTGCTAGTGAGAATAACAATAGTCAAACTCAAGGCAACTCTGTGGCTGTGGATGCTCTTGTTAAGATAGAAGTGGTTAGAGTCGCCGGGAGGGAAGCTGTGATTGATGAGAGAAATGTGGCTAACGGGTTTTTGTGGTTCAGGAGTTGTAGCAATGTGGGAGAAGAAGCCAGTGTGGCGTTGGGTCTAGCAGTGATTGAGAGAATGAAGTGGGAGCAGGAAAGGGTAGGGTGGATTGGGGAAACATATGGAAAGCAAATGAGAATAGAGAGATTAGAGGGGTTTGGGGGAACAGGTGGGTGGAAGAGATTTGGTTGTAATGTTTTGGTGGAGAGTTTTGTGTTGAAACGACTGGATGGAAGCTTGGTACTAACCTATGATTTCATGCACACTCATCAGATCAGGAGCAAATGGGAATGA